DNA from Bacillus sp. Marseille-P3661:
CTGTTTCGATATCTTGTTTTATTAAAGAATTTATGTCTGTTATGATTGCTTCCCTAAGGTTATATTTTGTATATTCATTAAGTAATAGTTTTTTCTCGTTAGTAAAATATATATTAATTTCCTCAATGGTTAACTTCTTTTTATTGGCTTCGTTTAATTGTTCATAGTCTTTTTGCCAGATCTCTTTTTCATCTTCAAGTTCTCTAATTATAGACTGCTGCTTTAAAACTAAGTTAATTTGTTTATCCTGCAGTTCACCAAACATATATAAAAAAAGCAACCATCCTAGTATCGAACCAACAAACACACCTGCAAAAAATCGTTGCCATGAACGCATTTTAAAATAAGGTGGAATTCTCATTGGAGCATGTTCTCCTGAATCAGCCAATTAATTATTGTTGCACCTGTCTGGGTGCCGCCCATTGCCGCTACAATTAATAATATTTGTTTGAAAATATCTAACGGAACACCATCAAATAAGCCTCTTTGAAAGTTTGTAATTGCATCAAAGGTGCCACCGATTGCCGCAACGATCGCCCATATTTTTAGACTCTTTGCAATACGGCCAATAATCGTCAACGGGGGTTCACCAACTAAAAATGCACCAATTCCACCTATTAAGGAGCCTCCAATCATTACACCTAAAGCGATAAAATAACAATTAATCATTGAAGCCATAAAGCGTTCTTCCACCATGCTGCCAACTCCTCAAAAAAACAAATTCTCTTACTCTATACATATGGAAAGAGTTGGACTAGTATGTTGTTTTTAATACATGATGA
Protein-coding regions in this window:
- a CDS encoding YtrH family sporulation protein — its product is MVEERFMASMINCYFIALGVMIGGSLIGGIGAFLVGEPPLTIIGRIAKSLKIWAIVAAIGGTFDAITNFQRGLFDGVPLDIFKQILLIVAAMGGTQTGATIINWLIQENMLQ
- the ytrI gene encoding sporulation membrane protein YtrI — translated: MRIPPYFKMRSWQRFFAGVFVGSILGWLLFLYMFGELQDKQINLVLKQQSIIRELEDEKEIWQKDYEQLNEANKKKLTIEEINIYFTNEKKLLLNEYTKYNLREAIITDINSLIKQDIETVANNRALIIKTIENKIITLEGQKYQVKVHQLVLFTRLDLYLKVELLN